DNA sequence from the Herpetosiphon gulosus genome:
ATAATCCCTCGTGCCCCAACATCAACCCCATTCACTGCTGGATGCAGCGTCCATTCCCATAAATAGGGGCCAACCGCAATCAATGCCGCCAGAATTTGAATCATCAAGCGAAAGCGAGCCGAAAGTTTTTTGAGATCGTCGATGGTCATGACGACCCACATCAGGGTTGCCCCCGCAGCCAGCAAGCCCAAACGAAAGCTTTCAATCGGGAAGCGCTGCATTTGCGGCACGCCCCAAGGCACAACCACCGCCGCCGCCAAAGCCACCATAAAGCCAGCGAACATGGCCGCCCCACCCAACCTTGGGGTCGGAATCTGATGCACGCGCCGCGCTTCAGGCAGATCATACCAACCCTTGCGAATACACCAAGCCCGAATCAAGGGAGTCAACATAAAAGTGATGCTGGTGCCAAGGGCTAAAACCAGCGCAAATCGCAGAATCATAACTGCTCCAGCATAGACGTTCAAGATTGAACATGAAATTGTCGATTAATGGTTAATCCAGCGATTGTAAAACCCGCGTGCCAGCGCTGGATCGTCGGTGCCGCTGATAATCACGCGGCCATCAGGGAAAACTGTGGCTTGCAAGGTTTCAGCCGCAAAACGCAGCAGATAATCGGTTTGAATCACCCGTACATCAGCTTGCTGCAAATGCGCTGCTAATTGAGTCAATGCCATTTTGATTGGCTGCTGTGGCCGAATTTGAATCGCATTGCGGCCACATAAACTCAAGGTTGGTGCACTATCTTGATCAAGCAAGTCGAATTGGCGCAAACCACAGACTGGGCAATCGGGGCGCGGCGCTGGCAGTGGCAGATGCTCAAATTGCCAAGCCCACAGATCGAGCATATATAAATCGGGGTTGGCTTGGCCCTGGCCAGTGAGCAATTTGAGTGCTTCAGTTGCTGCCAAGTTGCCAATGACCCCCACAACTGGCCCAACCACGCCAGCAGTTTCACAGGTTGGCATGCTGCCTGGCTCAGGCGAAGTTGTAAAAACACAGCGCCAACAGGCTTGCTCGGGCCGAAAATTGGCAGTCATGCCATGACCACCCAACACGCCACTATAAATCCATGGGCGGTCTTCACGCACACACCATTGATTGATCAGCAAGCGGGTTTCAAGGCTGTCGCTGCCATCCATAATTAAATCGACCCCAGCCAGCGCTTGATCAATCGTGCCAGCGTGCAAATCGAGTACCAAAGCCTCAATTTCGCAAGCACTGTTAATGTGTTGGGCATGGGCTTTGGCCGCCACGACTTTGGGCAATAACTGAGCAGCATCAGCCTCGGTATACAAACTTTGGCGCGGCAAATTGTGTTCTTCAACCCAATCACGGTCGATCAGCCGCAAATAGCCTACGCCCGCTCGTAGCAAGGCATGGGCGATGGTGCTACCGGTTGCTCCCAAGCCCACAATTGCTACTCGTGCTTGGGCTAAGCGCTCCTGTCCGGCTTGGCCTAGCCCAGCAAACCGAGTTTGGCGACTATACCGTGCTGCTTGAATCCCACTACTGGGCATAAAACCCCCTATTTGCATTGTGGCTCATTGTACCGCGCAGGTGAGACAGTATCAACTTGACAGAGATTGATACCGCCTCGTAAAATCGTACTTAATTGTTGGTTATTTGTAGCATGGCCTCTTGATTCAGTCGCTTACTCAGCCCTCACTGTGTAAGTTATTTTTGCTATGATGCCCAGCTACGCTTAGCATTATTTTGACGTGTTAGATGGGAAACACGGCGCACCCAAGGAGTTACCGATGAGCCGCGCCAGCAGCTTTGAACGAGCCACACTCGACCCGTTTTACCACGAGCTTCGCACCTCGCTGACCTTGATCCAAACCTGTACCGATTTGTTGATGCATGCCGACCAAATCGGGCAGGCCGATTTACGCAATTTTTTACAAATTATCCGGCGTGGTGGCACTCGGATTGATCGGCTTGTGCGGGATTATATTTTGTTGGCCAAGGGTGAGTATGGGGTTTTGAGCGAGGAGAAAGTTGCTCAGCCAACCTCAGTTTTACCACCACTCAATTTAGCGTTGCTTGAGGTTCGCGCCGAAAGTAATGATCGTGGGGTCGAGATTGTGAGCGATCTGCCCGAAACGATGCCCTTGGTTTTGGCCAACCCCGACCATTTACGCTTGATTATCGAACGTTTGTTGAGCGTGGCGTTGCGTTTTGTGCGCAATTCAGGCGATGCAGTTGTGGTGCAAACCCGTACCATGCCCGATAGCGTGGCGGTGGTCTTTACGGTCGAAGGTGTGCCGCTGACCGACGAAGATTTACCGCGAATTTTCGATCGTTTCTTCGTGCCGCAAAATTTGCCACTCTCACGCGAACAACATGGCTTGGGCTTAGATTTGCCAGTCGTCAAGTCGTTGGTTGAATTGTATGCTGGCAAGGTGGCGATCGAGCGTTTGGCCAAGGGCAATGTGTTTGCCTTTACGATTCCTCGGGCCGAGCCAGAAACCAGCCGTAGCTAAAATAATTCAGCGCAGCCATCACGGCTGCGCTGTTTTTTTAGGCCTGCAACACCCGATCAAAAAAGGCCAAAATCTGTTGGTTAATCTGTTGAAGATGAGGACTGTTGGCTCCAAAATTGTGCTCAGCTTCGGGCAAGAGCACTAATTCTACCTCGGCATTAGCCGCTTGTAAGGCTTGTTGCAAAATCAAGCTTTGGCCGACAGGCACAGTTTGATCCTGCTCGCCGTGAATTAGCAAGAACGGCGGGGCTGGCTGATTAAGGTAGTTCAATGGGTTTGCCTGTTGCACCAACTCAGGGCGGGTAGGCAAAGCGCCGCCAACCAACAACGATTCGGGTGAATCTGGCTCGTCGTGCCAAGCGCCAAGCTGGCTCAAATCGCTCGGCGCAGCCACTGCGACCACAGCTTGTACTTGGCTTGGTTGTTCAGGGCTGCCGTTGTTGCCCTCTAAACTTGATTCAGCTCCAGTGACACCCAATAAACTCGCCAAATGACCGCCTGCATCGTGGCCCCAAACCCCAATGCGCTGTGGATCGATGCCCAAGCGTTGCGCATTCGCGCGAAGCCAACGCACAGCCGCTTTGGCATCGTGCAGTTGAGCCGGGAAAATCGCCTGATCGCTGCGGCGATAGTTGATGCTGGCTACGATGTAGCGACCTGTTTGGGCCAAAAATGGATCGCTGCTCAGGGCTTTATCGCCGCGCCGCCACATCCCACCATGGATATAAATCACGACAGGCAAGGCTTGGCTTGGCAAGGGTTCGGGTCGATACAAATCGAGAAACAGCCAATAGCCAGCGGCATTGCCATAGGGCAAATCGGTTAAACATTCAACATCATTCGCCATTGAATCCTCGGTTTACTTGGCAATTGGCTGGCGCACAATGCCTGGTACAAAATCGGGTGGCGTGTAAATCAAGGCAATCGCCCCAGGAATATAGCGTTCAAAGGTTGGCAGCACATTTGCCAATTGGGCATTGTTGCTAATATGGCCAGGGCTGACCAGCCCTTGATTATGCCAAGCTACAAAGGTCATCCAATTAACCGTCACCCAATCGTGTTCGGCGCGATAACTGGCAACCTCAAAATTAGCAGCTAAATATTCGACCGCTAAGAATGGATCGCTAATTTCGGCAGCAACTTCGGTTTCGCTTGGTTTCCAATCGCTGTAACGTTGCATGCGGTCTTGCAAGCTGCTACCAAAAATTGCAATTGGAATTGGGCGGTTGGTTGGCTCGTTGAGTGAGTTAACATAAGGCATTTCGCCATTCAATAAACTCAAGCCAACCGAAGGCCGCAAATTGGCGGGCCAGACGCTAAAATTACCCAAACCCAGCGAGTTGGCAACTCCTTGAGCCTCTTGATAGACCGGAGTTACTGCACGCCCAAAGCTACCACGAGTCGCCAAAGCACTGTTATATTCAAAATAGAGTTGGGCCGCAATTAGCACGGCAAATTGATCATCTGTAAGTTTGGTAATGGCTTGGCGATTATGGCGTTTGGCGCTGGCAATAATGCTTGAACGCAAGCGTAGCATGGTCAAATTAAAGCTTGGGTCGAAATAGGCCTCAGGCACATCGGTTGGGTAAGGCCGACCAGCGGCATAAAATAGTGCCTTGGCACTGGGCCAGCCGATGATCGCGGGCGCATTGGGTACATAGAAACTGTGAGTTTGCGGTGGCGCATATTGGTCGAACACCATTGGCGCTGCCGCCACAATCACTTGCCTCCGCTGTAAGCCATGAACGCCCAAAACTGCTACTAAAAGCAGGCAAAAAAATAATCGCACCTTGCGACGCGACATACAGGCTCCTTTGCTTCGTCTACACACAGCCGCAGTTTATTCAAATCGTCATGCTGCGCTGCTAGTGGCAGCATAGCATATGGCCTCGATTTTGGGAATACACCAAAGGGTTTATTTTGGGTTGGGTTTAACCGCTTTGGCGAGCAAGTTCTAGGCTAAAAGATCTAGTCTATAGACGTTGTTGTCGGGTAAAACGTTGCATGGAGCCTCGTTGCATTTTAGGTTGGTTGTTGATTGGCGACCATATGAGCATAGACTCCATTTGCGCCAACTAGCTCGCTATGAGTGCCTTGTTCAGCAATTTGCCCACGATCAAGTACGATGATTAAATCGGCATTTTTGACCGTGCTCAGGCGATGGGCAATCACAATTCGGGTGCAGTTAAGCTGATTCAGTTGTTGCTCAACAATCTGTTCGGTTAGGGTATCGAGTTGGCTGGTAGCTTCATCCAAAATTAAAATTGCAGGTTGGCGCAACAAGGCGCGGGCAAGTGCGATGCGTTGGCGTTGACCGCCCGAAATCCCGCCTGCCGCCTCGCCAACCCGTGTTTCATAGCCCATTGGCATGCTCACAATGTCGTTGTGCAAGCCGGCTCGTTGGCTCGCCGCAATCAGTTGGGCAGCTGGTAGAGCGGCTCGTTGCAAATTGATATTTTGGCGAATCGAGCCACTAAATAAAAAGGCATCTTGTAGCACTACCCCAAATTGCTGGCGCAAGGCTTGACGATCATAGTCCTCGATCGGGCGCTCGTCGATCCAAATCTGGCCGCTACTGGGCTGATACAAACCTAACAATAATTTGGCGAGTGTGCTTTTACCCGAGCCAGTTCGCCCAACCAATGCTACTTTTTGGCCTGGCTCAATTTGCAACGAAATATCCCGCAAAATCGGCACAGTATGCGGATTATAGCCAAAACTCACGTTTTCCAGCCGAATTGCGCCTTGCAAGTTTTGTTCGGGTGCGAAGCTGCCATCTGGCTCAGGCTGGGCCATCAACACATCATTTAATCGTTCGAGATAGCTGGTTAATAATTGCAAGCGCTGGCCTTGGCTAATTAATGTGACCAACGGCGCAAGCGCCAAGGTACCAATTGCATTTAATGCCAGCATTGTGCTTAAATCCATCTGGCCTTGATGCACTTCACGCAAGCCGACCCACAGCAAAATCAAAGGTGTGGCGGTTTGCAGCGTGCCCAAAATGCTATCGACAACTGCGCTTAGGCGTTGGCGACGCAGGCTGGTATTGCGCTGGCGACGAGCCAAATTTTGCCAATAGCCAAACGAATAATGCTCCACGCCCATGGCTTTGATCGTAGTAATGCCACTTAGTAACTCGACTAAATAGCTCTGAGCCTCGCTTTGCTCCAACAAATCGGTCTCGACCAGCGGGCGCAAACGGCCTTGGGTTAGCCAAATAATGGTCACTTGTAGCAAGGCAATGATTGCGACCGTCAAGCCAAAACTGCGACTTTGCCAAAACAACAAGCCACCATACACCAGCATCAGCCCGCCATCGAGTACGACCGATAGCACCTGGTTGGTAATTAATTCGCGAATTGTGCTGTTGCTGGTTAGGCGCAGCAATAAATCGCCGCTGCTGCGTTGCTCAAAAAAGGCCAAGGGCAAACGCAACAAATGGCTTAAAAAATGTTCACTTAAATCGGTATCAAAACGCAGTTGCAATTGAATCAACAAGAGGCTACGCATATATTGAATCAAAAAACGGATGCTGATGATTAAGCCCAACCCCAGCAATACCCGTCCCAGCAAGACCTCAAAACTTGGCAGGGTAACCTGTTGCACCAAACTTTTGGTCAATAATGGCAAGGCCAGCCCAACCAATTGCAACAAACCTGAGGCCACGATAATTTGTACCAATAAACTGGGCTTGGCTAAAAGCGTCGAGCGAATTAAGCGCCATTGGTTGGTGTTGGAGCGTTGACGTTGCTCAAAATTGGGGCCAGGCTGGCAACTAAGCACAATCCCAGTAAAACGTTGATCAAGCTCGCTTAACTCAACAAAACGCCGACCCAAGGCTGGATCAACGATGGTTGCGCCGCGTGGTGACCACTGTTCAAGCACCACAAAATGATTAAAATTCCAATGCAAAATTGCCGGGAGTTGGAGTGAGCCAAAATCGAGGTTTTGTAGGGCAAAGGCTCGCACAATCAGGCCATAATGACGGCCAGCAGCAGCAATTGTTTGGGCACTCAAGCCATCACGCGATGGCCGACAGACCTCACGCGATTCAGCCACCGAGGTTGCTCGCCCCCAATAGGAGAGCACCATGGCCAAACATGCCGCACCACATTCAATTGCACTTAATTGGAGTAAAACTGGAACCCGCCGCCGTTTGAAGCTTGCCAACCAACGTTTCAACATCGCCAAACCTTGCTTGTAGCGCAAGGTTGTCCGGGGCTAGAGGTTTACGATCGGTGCACCAACCACAACTAAGCTGACAGAAAGCACCGCGACCAGCAACCACAAACTACGCAGCAACAGCGGCGAAATCCGCTCTTGGACAACCTGCTCTTGATGATGAGCAACATATGAGGTTAGCGCAGCCGAGCGAAACAGAGTGGTGTTTGGAATTAGGGTGGTTTGGCTGTGGTCATTCATTGGGGTGTCCTCCTGCGAAACTGGCCCCATTTAACCACAGTTGGGTTTTGCCAACTAGCCCAAAACCGATATAAAAACCGATATAGCGTTATCGCTCAAACTACGCTTGCCAATAACTATATTTTAACCGTATACTAGGGCATCTAACAACCTCCCGATTAAACCCACCCTAAAAATCAAAGGAGACCCAGCATGTCGCATGAAGAAACGATCAACGCGTGGAATAATGCTGATCAAAATCCTGAGGCTGAACCCACTAAACCCCAGCCAATGCCTGCGAATCCTGCCGGAATGACTGAATTGAGCGATGAAGAATTACGCCAAATTCAAGGTGGTACCTTGGTCGATTGCAGTATCATCCCAACCATGACTTCGGTCACTAGTGCGGTTCCCTGCGTGGTTCATACCGACGAACAGTAGCCAATTAGCCAAATGTCCTTGCTTTCCTGACTTCCACAGCACACTGGACAGCGTATATGACTAAGCTTGATGCCTCTTTTGGAATGTGGCTTAAACAACGCCGAAAGACCCTCGATCTGACCCAAGACGAGTTGGCTCATTTGGTTGGCTGTGCCACGGTCACGATTCGTAAAATTGAAGCTAATACGCTTAAGCCTTCAACCCAGATTGCGCAGCGCTTAGCCCAATGTTGTAATGTTCCCGAAGCTGAACATACAGCATTTGTTCATTTTGCGCGTTCGGAAACAACCACTGGGCCAGTATGGTCTGATCAAACACCAGGTGCTGCACGGGTCAATTTTGTGGTCGATCAACCACCCCATAACTTGGTTGATTTACCCAATCCATTGATTGGTCGCGATGGAGATGTTGCGACCATCAATGAGCGCTTGGCCAACGAGCATGTGCGTTTATTAACTTTAGTTGGCCCGCCTGGGGTTGGCAAAACTCGTTTAGCGTTGCAAGTAGCCCAACAACAACTTGAGCGCTTCCGTCATGGGGTGTTTGTCGTAGCCCTTGCTCCCGTAACCAATCCCCAAGATGTGTTGAGCGTGATCGCGCAAACCTTGGGAATCAAAGAAACTGGCATTCGTCGCAGCTTCGAAGACCTCAAAAATTTTTTGTACGACCGTGAAGTATTGTTGGTGCTCGATAATTTCGAGCAGGTTTTGCCCGCCGCTAGCTCAATCGATCAGCTGATTCAGGCATGTTATGGTTTGAAGGTGTTGGTTACCAGTCGCGAGGCTTTGCGCTTACGCCGTGAACGCCGTTTTGCAGTTGCGCCGCTGGCGATCGCCACTCCTGTCAGCGATGAGCCAAGCGCCACGCTCTCGCCAGCCGTCGCCTTGTTTGTTGAGCGAGCACAGGCCGTCAATCCCGATTTTGAAATTAACGAAACCAGTCTGCGTGATATTAGTGCCGTTTGTCGCCAGCTTGATGGCCTACCGTTGAGTATTGAGTTGATTGCCGCACGCAGTATGTTGCTTGCACCCAAAGCGATGTTGCGCCATCTTGAGCATCAATTAACCGTCTTAACCAGCCGATCGTCTGATCATCCGCCGCGCCAACGAACCCTGCGTGATGCAATTCGTTGGAGTGTTGATCTGCTTGAGCCGAGCGATCAGCAGATGTTTATGCACGTTGGGGTCTTCCCGCAAAGTTGTACGCTTGAGGCACTTGCCGCTGTTGGCGCAGAGCAAGCTTGGGCGCTCGATTTGCTTGATGGCTTAAATACCCTAGCCGATAAAAGTTTGCTCTACGCCAAGGCTGATCAACAGGGTGAGACGCGCTTTGAGATGTTGAATGTGTTGCGCGAATATGCCCGCGAGATGTTGCAACAAGCTGGTTTATTGATCCAAGCGGCCCAACGCCATGCCCAATATTATTTGCAGTTGGCCCAAATCCTCCAAGCCGATCTCAGCCAACATAACCAACATGTGACCGCTGGCGATCGCTTTGAGCGCGATTTATTCAATTTTCGGGCGGCCTTAGAATTTTTCTTTACGCAACGCCAAACCGAACAAAATATCCAGCTTGCTACCAGTTTGGCCGATTTATGGTATTTGCGCGGTTATGCTGGCGAAGGTCGGCGTTGGCTGGCCCAAGCAATCGATCAAGCCCAAACCACCCAAACCACGCTTGAGCCAACCCTTTGGATCGAAGCACTCAACGCGGCGGGCTATCTCGCCTATCATCAAGGTGATTATGGCGATGCTGCTCAAACCTTCTCACAAAGTCGCCAGCTGATCGAAACTGCCAATGATCAGGTTGGTATGGCGCGAGTCTACAATAATTTGGGCTTAATTGCTCACTGGCAAGGCCAATATGCCCAATCTGAGGCTTTGCTCAACGATAGTTTGCAGATTTGGCGCAACCTTGACATGCCCATGGCGATTAGTAGTTTGGTCTGCAACCTTGGGGCACTTCAGCTTGATCGTGGTGAATTGAGCCAAGCTGCCGAGTTGCTTGAACAAAGCAAAGTGCTCTGTCAGCAACAGCATTATGAAAATCGCATCTCAATGGTTTTGCAACATCAAGGCAAATTGGCGCTCTACCGTGGCGATTATGCGACTGCCCAGCGTTGTTTTAGCGAAAGTCAGGCCATCGCCGAGCAGATGAGCAATAAAACTGTAATTGGTTTTGCCCTGATGTACCAAGGTTATACCACCCTAGCCGCAGGCGAATTGGATCAAGCAGCCTGTTATTTGAGCAAAGCCGCCCAGATGAGCCAAGATCTTGGTAGCAAGCACATGGTGTGTATGGTGTTGGCGGTGCAAGCACAGTTGGCCGTCGAACAAGCGCAATATCTGGTGGCTCGTCAATTATTTACCCAAGCCTTGGAGTTAGGCCGTAGCATGCAATTTGGCACAGGTATTGCCAATGCTTTGCGTGGTTTGGCGCTGGTCGATGCGATTCAAGGCCACTATAGCCCAGCGTTGGAGCAAATTAACCAAGCAATTCAAGGCTATCGCACCATCGGCAACCCCGAAGGTTTGCTCCAAGCGCTTGAAACCTTAGCTTTTTGTTTGGCAACCATGGGCTATGGCAACACAATCGAGCCGGTTGTCGCTGCGCTCGAACAGTTGCGCCACGAATATGGCTTGCGGCGCTGGAACAATCAACAAGCGCGGTGGCAACAGATTCAACAAGCTCTAGCGAAGCCAGATCAAACAACCCTTCCAGCCGAGCCAGTTGTTGCCCAATTGCTCGACCAGATGCCCAGCCTTAAACTGCGTGAGTTACGCACATGAATTGGTTGGCAAGCCTGAATCTACGCGAGCGTCAGCAGCTTGGCTTGAGCGAACTTGGCGCTCGAGCCACCTCGCGCTATCAACGTTGGCGCAAGCAAGCTCCCTTCGAGCAAACGCTCTGGTGGCAGGCGCGGCTGGCGCTGGATGGATTCGATGATCAGCAATTCCAAGCACTACTAGATCCCGCCGTTGTCGTTGCTACCCCGCCATGGGCCGCAACCCTCGCAGCATGGCGCGAATGGCAAGCCCGCCCACATCCACGCTGGCTCAACCAACCAAACTTGGGCTATCCGCTGTGGCCAATCGTCGATTATTGCCTAGCCCAAATTGAACAAGCCTTGCAGCAAACGCAGGTTAAGCATGCTTGGCCTAGTTTGCAGGCGGCAATTGGCAAGGCATTGGTGCAACGCTTAGCCCAATTAACCGCCCAAACTATGGTGCTTGAGCTGAATGTAGCTCGTTTGCGTGGCCAACTCCAAGGCGCAACCAGCCAAGCACGCTTTGAATATTTCATCAAACGCTATAGCCAAATCGGCGATTTGCTCGATCTACTGGCTGATTATCCGCTGTTGCTGCGTAGTTTGGTGCACGAATGCCAAACAACGATTAACTTTATCAGCCAAATTGCCCAGCATCTTGCCCACGATTGGCTGCAAATCCAACAGCATTTTGGGCTTGAGCTAGCCGAATGGATAGGTTTGGAAAGCTTAGGCGACCGCCATGCTGGCAAGAGTGTATGTCGCTTGGATTTTGCCAGCGGCCAACATTTGGCCTACAAACCGCGTTCGCTGAGCACCGAAGTTGCCTTTAATCAGGTTTTAGCTTGGCACAACCAACAACCCCAAACCATCCAATTACGTGGTTTGAAGGTGCTCGATTGTGGCAATTATGGTTGGACGGAATGGCTGCAAGCCTTGCCATGCGCCGATTCGGCGGCGGTACGGCGTTTTTATCAACGCCATGGAGCATTATTGGCCTTGCTTTTGGTGTTGCAAGCTTGCGATGTGCATTATGAAAATGTGATTGCCGTCGGCGAATATCCTGTTCTGATTGATCTCGAAGGCTTGTGCCATCCCCTGCTATTGAGCAGCACCAACGAATTGATCGAGGCTGAACAAGTTGGCTTGTTGCCACGCTTGCACTTTGCCACCGAGCAACATCCTGGGGTCGATATGAGCGGCATCGCGGGCAATGCCGATCAAACCCTGCCCTTGCCTCAGCCAGTGTGGGATGAGACCAATACGGATCAAATGGCGTTGCGCTATGCCCCAACCGCCGTGCCAGCCGCCCACAATTTGCCTACCTGTAGCAAACTCCAGATCGATCCGCTAGACTATGCCGCTGAGGTTGAGCAAGGTTTTCGCACCACCTATTTAACCTTATTGAGCGCCAAAGCCGAGTTGTTGAGCAATATTCTCGCCGTTTGCGCCGATACCACAATTCGGGTGATTGCCCGCCCATCGAATAGTTATGCGATTTTGCTGCGCCACGCTAGCCACCCCAATCGGCTACGCGATGCGCTTGATCGTGATTGTTTGTTCGACCATTTGTGGCTGAGCATTCCTGAGCGACCTCATTTGAAGCCCTTTTTGCAAACCGAGCAAGCCGCCCTGTGGCAAGCCGATATCCCATGGTTTGGTACAACCCCACGTTCGCAAACCATTTGGGATGCAAACGGCGAAACTTTGCCAATTGAATTAGCCCAAAGCAGTTGGCAACGAGTCGAACTGGCGGTCGAGCGCCTGAGCCTTGAAGATTGCGCAAGCCAAATCGCCCAAATTCGCCATGCTTTTGGGACTAACGCTTCACCCAAATCGCCCCAGCAGCCATGATATACTGAGCCTAGTAGCCCTGCTACCAACTCCCTGAAACTTCAAACAACCCACCTTGGCTGGCATGTGCCAGCCAGCGTTTTGGTGCACATACAAAGGAATGAATCACGATGCTGTTGAATATTGCGACCTTAGTGCTGCTATCACTTTGGTTGGGGGCGATGATTGGCGGATTAGCGCTCATGCGCCAAGCAGGCCGCTGGCGCTGGATTGGCCTAGTAATTGCCGTGCAAGGCTTGATCCTGCTGGTATTTCAAGGCTTGCTCAGCACCTATCCAATTGGGATTGGCGACCCATTAATTCGGGTGAAATTTTGGGATTTGCTGAGCCAAGCGGCGGTCGTGCTCGGTGCGTTGGCTGTTGTCGCAGTTGTTTTATGGTGGCTGGCCAAACACATTCGCTATAGCATCGATCAGCAATTGCGCCGCCGTGGCTTAGCCTTATTTTTGCTCTTGGGCATGCCCCTAATTGCCACACCAGCCTTTTATACCATGTGGCAAACGAGCATTCCCGAGCGCGAACGTGAACGCAACCCCGATCTTCGCGCAATCAATTTGCCCGAAGGCTTTGAATGGAGCATCTACGCTCGTGGCACGATGGATAATCCGACGGCAATCGCCTTTGGGGCTGAAAACGAGCTGTACATCGCCGATATTGCTGGCGATCTGTGGATTGGCCGCGACCAAAATAACGATCAGCAGATCGATAGTTTGAGCAAGTGGGCTGGCGATTTTGATTTGTTAGTGGGCTTGGTCTGGCGTGATGGCGAATTGTATTGCGCTAGTTCCGGCAAAATCGAGGCCTTGCGCGATAGCGATGGCGATGGTGTGGCCGACAGTCGTCGCATCGTGGTCGATAATTTGCCTTCGATGATTTTACAGCCACACTCCAACAATGGCTTGGCATTTGGCCCTGATGGCCGTTT
Encoded proteins:
- a CDS encoding PQQ-dependent sugar dehydrogenase translates to MLLNIATLVLLSLWLGAMIGGLALMRQAGRWRWIGLVIAVQGLILLVFQGLLSTYPIGIGDPLIRVKFWDLLSQAAVVLGALAVVAVVLWWLAKHIRYSIDQQLRRRGLALFLLLGMPLIATPAFYTMWQTSIPERERERNPDLRAINLPEGFEWSIYARGTMDNPTAIAFGAENELYIADIAGDLWIGRDQNNDQQIDSLSKWAGDFDLLVGLVWRDGELYCASSGKIEALRDSDGDGVADSRRIVVDNLPSMILQPHSNNGLAFGPDGRLYFGVGSTTDGKFEENELAASILSVNPDGTDLRPYARGLGNVFDVAFNADGALFGGDNGPSSVEGNDPPDEFNYLVEGEHYGYPYFFGDPPSDGGTRGALISFPAHTVPTGVTFYSGNQYPQIYSDSAFLTLWQTGEVVHIEVGQTSNGDYLAKSTTFADGMLYPIDVITGPDGNLYIADFGTSAIYRITYNGAR
- the lanM gene encoding type 2 lanthipeptide synthetase LanM, producing MNWLASLNLRERQQLGLSELGARATSRYQRWRKQAPFEQTLWWQARLALDGFDDQQFQALLDPAVVVATPPWAATLAAWREWQARPHPRWLNQPNLGYPLWPIVDYCLAQIEQALQQTQVKHAWPSLQAAIGKALVQRLAQLTAQTMVLELNVARLRGQLQGATSQARFEYFIKRYSQIGDLLDLLADYPLLLRSLVHECQTTINFISQIAQHLAHDWLQIQQHFGLELAEWIGLESLGDRHAGKSVCRLDFASGQHLAYKPRSLSTEVAFNQVLAWHNQQPQTIQLRGLKVLDCGNYGWTEWLQALPCADSAAVRRFYQRHGALLALLLVLQACDVHYENVIAVGEYPVLIDLEGLCHPLLLSSTNELIEAEQVGLLPRLHFATEQHPGVDMSGIAGNADQTLPLPQPVWDETNTDQMALRYAPTAVPAAHNLPTCSKLQIDPLDYAAEVEQGFRTTYLTLLSAKAELLSNILAVCADTTIRVIARPSNSYAILLRHASHPNRLRDALDRDCLFDHLWLSIPERPHLKPFLQTEQAALWQADIPWFGTTPRSQTIWDANGETLPIELAQSSWQRVELAVERLSLEDCASQIAQIRHAFGTNASPKSPQQP